The Triticum aestivum cultivar Chinese Spring chromosome 3A, IWGSC CS RefSeq v2.1, whole genome shotgun sequence genome includes a region encoding these proteins:
- the LOC123060981 gene encoding 50S ribosomal protein L18, producing the protein MVVPPPDRAARIVGFLKPYLLRMHFSNKYVTAQVIHTPTATVACSASSQEKLLRPNLESTRDVSAAAKIGKLLGERLLLKGIPAVSIHMKREQKYHGKVKAVIDSVRESGVKLL; encoded by the coding sequence ATGGTCGTCCCTCCACCAGACAGGGCCGCTAGGATCGTCGGTTTTCTCAAGCCCTACCTTTTGAGGATGCATTTCTCGAACAAGTATGTAACTGCCCAGGTCATCCATACCCCAACAGCAACCGTCGCGTGTTCTGCAAGCTCGCAGGAGAAGCTGCTGAGACCGAACTTGGAGTCGACCCGCGACGTATCTGCCGCCGCAAAGATTGGGAAGTTGCTGGGGGAGCGCCTGCTGCTCAAGGGGATACCTGCCGTGTCCATCCACATGAAGAGAGAGCAGAAGTACCACGGGAAAGTCAAGGCTGTTATAGATTCTGTCAGAGAATCTGGTGTCAAGCTGTTGTGA
- the LOC123060980 gene encoding protein pleiotropic regulatory locus 1 — protein MAMAAASAGGEPVEPQSLKKLSLKSLRRSLDLFAPTHSLPFAPDAESKRIRVSCKVNAEYGAVKNLPTDQDRAQGKGAAAPSNALALLGTQDTKDAPREGTSNAIIPAPLMLPKAPESAVPGKNTTVLSVPGSSDRFSTSALMERLPSRWPKPVWHAPWKNYRVISGHLGWVRSIAFDPGNEWFCTGSADRTIKIWDLASGMLKLTLTGHIEQVRGLAVSQRHTYLFSAGDDKQVKCWDLEQNKVIRSYHGHLSGVYCLALHPTIDVLLTGGRDSVCRVWDIRTKAHVSALTGHDNTVCSVFARPTDPQVVTGSHDTTIKFWDLVAGKTMCTLTHHKKSVRAMALHPKEKSFASASADNIKKWSLPKGEFLHNMLSQQKTILNAMAVNEDGVLATAGDNGSMWFWDWKSGHNFQQEQTIVQPGSLESEACIYALSYDNSGSRLVTCEADKTIKMWKEDLTATPETHPVNFKPPKDIRRY, from the exons atggcgatggCGGCGGCATCAGCGGGCGGCGAGCCGGTAGAGCCGCAGTCGTTGAAGAAGCTGAGTCTCAAGTCGCTGAGACGCTCCCTCGACCTCTTCGCGCCCACCCACTCCCTCCCCTTCGCTCCCGACGCCGAGAG CAAACGGATTCGCGTCAGCTGCAAG GTGAATGCGGAGTACGGCGCGGTCAAGAACCTGCCGACCGACCAGGACCGAGCGCAGGGGAAGGGCGCCGCCGCTCCTTCCAATGCATTGGCGCTTCTAG GCACACAAGACACAAAAGATGCTCCTAGGGAAGGCACTAGTAATGCCATTATCCCTGCACCGCTTATGCTTCCTAAAGCACC TGAATCTGCAGTGCCTGGCAAAAATACAACCGTATTGTCGGTTCCTGGGTCATCTGATAG ATTCTCGACATCTGCACTGATGGAAAGGTTGCCAAGTAGATGGCCTAAACCTGTATGGCATGCTCCCTGGAAGAACTATCGG GTTATCAGTGGCCACTTGGGCTGGGTGCGATCTATAGCATTTGATCCAGGCAATGAATGGTTCTGTACTGGTTCTGCTGATAGAACAATAAAG ATATGGGACCTGGCATCAGGAATGTTGAAGCTGACACTAACTGGTCATATTGAACAAGTCCGTG GACTTGCTGTCAGTCAGCGGCACACATATTTATTTTCTGCTGGTGATGACAAACAAGTAAAATGTTGGGATCTTGAACAAAATAAG GTTATTCGGTCTTATCATGGGCATCTGAGTGGGGTTTACTGCTTAGCTCTCCATCCAACAATTGATGTCTTGCTGACAGGTGGTCGAGATTCAGTTTGCAGG GTGTGGGATATCCGAACAAAGGCTCATGTTTCTGCTTTAACTGGACATGATAACACAGTTTGTTCAGTGTTTGCTCGGCCAACG gATCCACAAGTTGTCACTGGCTCACATGATACAACTATCAAGTTCTGGGATCTTGTAGCTG GGAAAACTATGTGTACTCTTACACACCATAAGAAGTCTGTTCGGGCCATGGCACTACATCCAAAAGA GAAATCATTTGCTTCAGCATCTGCCGACAACATAAAAAAGTGGAGTCTGCCCAAAGGCGAATTTCTGCACAACATGCT GTCCCAGCAAAAAACAATTCTAAATGCAATGGCTGTTAATGAGGATGGTGTCCTGGCAACTGCAG GGGATAATGGAAGCATGTGGTTTTGGGATTGGAAGAGCGGCCACAATTTTCAGCAAGAACAGACTATTGTCCAGCCTG GATCATTGGAGAGTGAAGCATGTATATATGCCCTTTCTTATGATAATAGTGGATCAAGGCTTGTGACATGCGAGGCAGATAAAACAATAAAGATGTGGAAAGAAGATTTAACAGCAACACCAGAAACCCACCCTGTCAACTTCAAGCCACCAAAAGACATCCGGAGATATTGA